The following is a genomic window from Bombus pyrosoma isolate SC7728 linkage group LG5, ASM1482585v1, whole genome shotgun sequence.
ATGCAGTAGGTACATGGCTGTGCTGACAACGTATACATATGCGTGTATGGTGTGCCAGCCGTACTCTGTTCGCGTTCGTCAGAACCTTCTGTGGGAAAGTGTAATTTATGTTGATTGTCAAGGCTAAGTCACGTGTCGTCCCCGAACCAAACTGGACAAACAAACGAAGCAATTACGACGAGAAACGATGTAAAacggaacgaaacgaaacgaaacgaaacgaaacgaaatgaaacgagaGTGCCTCGAAACTCGAGGTAAATCAGATCACCCAAGAATGAAGAGATCGAATCACGCAAGAGGCGCGTAAACGTGGTAGCACGCGCTTTACCAAATAGAGACAAATCTTCGAAACGTACCGTACTGATCTTTCGCACGCGACGCGAGCCGTATTGGCTGTACTGCGACTTGTTGAGCGACACGCGCGACATTCTACGATCGCTTTAATGTCACACTTCACTCGTTTCGCCGTTGGCCTCCGCACACTTATGCAAAGTTCTATTTTCGTAGAAGTGCGCGCAGCTGCGCGTTGtatgttctttctttcccgTGACTTTATCCCGTGGCAAGGTTTTACCACGCTGCGTCTCTTACGCGCGACTTTAACACACTCCCCCTGTTAGCGAATAACAGGAGTAGTAGTATCAGTATCACTCGTCAAAATCCGCTGCCATGTCTTTCACACTCGCGCGCTCCCGTGTCAACTCTCTATTGTACTGCCATATCGCACGCCTTAGACCAATTAACGGATTGACGGTTATTCAACGGAAAGAACAGTGTGCAACGGCCCCTTAAAAAAAGTACACTTTTTTGCAAAGATTGAGAGTTCACGTTCTATCTTGTCCCTCGTTGCAGCGCACGACAACTGTACACAACGTATATACGCGCGAGGTGACGCGTCTCAGCCAAGCTCAGATCATCAACAAGGTCTAGCCACGAGACATCGGATGCACGCGAACGAAATGACACTGTATACCTCGTAAATACGGCACGCGCAAATTGTCATGACAATTTTGCCGGCAGAAACGACTGGTTTCTACTATtgaacatataatatttgcgTATCACTACGCACTACGATGaatctatttatatacaaacacCGTAGTTATAGCCTTTCTTCCTCCAACGTCCACGAACAAAGTAACTTTGTTCTCTACGCGTACAACGTTCTTTTCTCTGTCATCGTGAATGGCTTTGATAAATGATCTTTGGTGTagtgtaaaaatatgtaatgcTGAATGCGACGGAACAGCATGCAATGGTGTGTCAATAATACGACAACTCGATCGTCGTTTTGGCGATTACGAACACGCGTGCAGTGCAAATGCAAATGCACTGTTCTGTTTACCACTGTTCTGTCCTAGGCGAAGTCGCGATGCACCAATGACTAAACAGCACAAGTGTCCGTTGAAAATTTAAGTACCCGCCGGACAAAAGAGCTGCTTACGACAACGAAAGAACACGGACCTCTCGTTGAAGCGGTAAGCGGTACTGATCGGTTGTGCGCGAAAAGTTAACCTATAAATGCGAAGCGTCTCACACGCGTCCCCTCCCTATCTCACAATTACGTGGCGCGACAACCAGACGACACTCGAATTTGCATCGTTCATGATTCTAAAAGAAGCCTTGAATTTTCACACGTACGCAGTTTTCGCCTATCGCggtttgttttaattaaagcaaAATGCCTAATTTACATATTCTGCACTATAAGAAATACGCTTTATACAGGGCGCAACGGTTCGATGCAAAATCCGCCTAAAGGAGAAAAAATCAATACGAGAACGGTTATAGTATTTAAAACGACCAAATTACATACCAAATTATAAACTTTCTCCTTGTTTTTCTCCATGTTGCAAATAACCGTACGAGCAGTTGATGCAATCGTAAACGATATAGAATTAAGGAAAGATGTTATATTTGAAGagaacaaagaagaaacagacaATAAAATGGCAGAGGATcggtttaaaaatttcaacggCCGTTTCCATATAGCTATAGCATGGACAAgtgtatttgatataaaatgatttGTGTCCTCACGAAAGTGTTACACAAATGAAAGCTATAAAGCATTAAGAAGCTGTGATCATGATGTAAACAGTACGAATCTattgtttcatttacttttatgCCTATAACAGTTTTTCGTAGAAATGTCATAAAAAAAggatattcaaaatatttatagtataaaacatttcaaattgaactgaaacaaattttaaattttttctagCTAAGAAATTGCTCTAACCACGCATCTTTGTGATCGACAAAAAAGCTCGTAAAGTATTGCATTCCATTCACAAAGTCGAGATATGCTTGGTCGACAAAGGAACACAAAAATAAGCAGCTCTGTGACACTGCGCTCCACGCGAGGCCAAAAACCTTTTCGTTGTTCATATCCGTCCAACGAGACAATGTTTGTATCAAGGGCTATTTGATGCATTATTGGAGGAATTGCAACTCCGACTAACCAACACGACGCAGCTCAATGTCACTCAGCTCTGCGCGGATGATTCACATTTGGCATAATAATGGAGAGATCGACATGTTATTTCCTCTAACGTGCAACTACAGCAGCAGCTTTTGAACTTACGTTTAATGTTTCGACATATTGTTCCACGCTAGCCATTAGTCCGTACTTAATCTTGTAAGCCACGCGCTGTAGTAGCTTTTTTCAATGTCAGGGGTAGAGGGACAAGCCTACCTTGTCACCCGAggtttatgcaatttttagAGTTAGTTGTTTCGAGACGTTACCTCactaaacaaatatttgctgGCAACGATCTCGTACTTTAGGAAGAAAGTGACAGTTCCTGATGCGGTGTTATTATCTGGTGGCTTCGAGAAATCATGTTCATGGTCGAACGGCTGAATACAGTAGTGTCGCGTTAACTGGTCAGAATTTTGCTGGCCATTGTTATCCCTGGCCAATTCTTCGAACTGATTTCGTAGTGCGACTCTCTGGACTctcttgcacaataatttacaaactaataatattagttagtaatattaatgaatcgacaattttcaaattgtaagtgtgtgtgtgtgtgtgtgtgtgtgtgtgtgtgtgtgtgtgtgtgtgtgtgtgtgtgtgtgtgtgtgtgtgtgtgtgtgtgtgtgtgtgtgtgtgtgtgtgtgtgtgtgtgtgtgtgtgtgtgtgtgtgtgtgtgtgtgtgtgtgtgtgtgtgtgtgtgtgtgtgtgtgtgatctctttatttatattattaaactaaaTGTGTAAGAATTTATTTGGTTTGCAAGGAAGTATTACCAAGgtctttggaattttatttaaaatagtacACTATgtgaaaaattacttaaacAGTTTGATTCTCTCGaattctatcttttctttgttCCAAACATCTGTTCGAAAATATCTCGCACTCAACAAGGAAGAGAGATACTCGagatttcgtaaaaatatacctCCCTCAATAACTGGACAGATAAGGTCCCAACCCGTGGCCAGTTAGCGAAGCACTACTGTAGCCATACGGGAAACATCGTACATCGTAAAGTGACCATCATATCGTAGCGTGACGCGCGCACTAATAATCTAAGTTGATGCTTACACTGGCATGAAATTAATCTTGCACGCAAAGGAGGTtaccaataaatatatatcatatgtCGTGTTATCAAGATTATCGACAATGTACATGAAATCTCGATTAATCGATTGCCATTTAACGATGGCCGTCTCCACGAAAATCACCAAACAATCGAATTACAGCGAACACAAATGAGAGAGCTAGCGAAAGGAGGCGGGGCGATGAGGCAGGAGGGCACTAAGTAAACATTCTGAAGATGATCTCGAGTCGATGTATAACAGTGGTGGAAACACTCGAAGAATCAGCACCGATAAAAGGGATAGGTAGATGGGAGGAGAATGGTACCACTGGTATATAACGTCGATCACGCGAGAGTTACTGCTTCAACATGCTGCATTCCACTGGGTGTTCTCTGTGCTCGTCTCTACGCACGAGtacatttatgaattaattagaTAATAACCAACGACAATTAGCGTTGAAGGCACGATACATGAAAACACCATCTGCTTCTGATCTCCGCGGAAAAATTAACAGGCAGAAGCAACGGTACAATAccgttttataaaatacaatcaaTTCGTAGTATTTGACGAAATAATAGCGACGGAAGAATTCTGTTTActgaaacaaaatatgtattatatgaatGATTTGTCAGCCGACGAGTACTATCGTAATTTCTTTGTCTCAACCTAAAATAAGGTTGAGCTCGAAACAATTACGAATCAATCGATTTGAACAACAACGATCGTGCATCTTTCTTTCGAACTTCCAATTATAAATCTTTCGAAAGCGTCACGAAACGTGCAGAAACGCAGATAAcatcaataatttaaaataatcgcGAGAACATCTGGTCCTCGTCTTCTCGGAAATGTTAACGGCAGCAATAGCTTAAAATGACTCAGAAACCATAAATGAGAGCTACATCATGATATTTTCTCGATTTGCAACAGACCATTGTTTACGACGATGCTAGCCCCTTCTTCGTTGTCTCAGTTTGCTTAGGACCGCGAGATACCAGGAGCCGTGATAAACGCATGAACATAATAATCGAGAAAGGAAGAGCATGTTCCCTTTGCTGAATGAATCACATCGTCTGACAAGAGTATACGCTTTAAATTATCATAACCTCACCggattgatatttttctccttttatctGTGCGTATTTATTATGTCGCGATAAGCTGTTcggaaaatttattgaaaagaTTAGAGCACTGTAGAACTGCTGAACAGCAGTTCTTACGAATTCGAAGAGACGTCGATATCATTGATATTACAAACGATGCAATCCAACCTAATCGTACTTACTTAATCGACTCGAGGGAAATAGGGAAATTAGCTACTGTTTGTAATCGCGATTGTTAATCGCCTATTTCTTCCGATTATAAGATTAACTGTCGTGATCATGTTCATCGATCTTTTTAATCACTcttagtaaattaataataaagccCAAGTGTGAGAAATTCGTTTATCAATTATTGAGAGCAATTTATTCGCGTCGACTACAgtgactcacgaaagtatttacTCGCttatcatagaaaacttttatgaatatattatacgtgttaTACAAGAGGTTTTGAAACTTCATCGACAATGAGATGAGACATAGCATACGGTAAGACATTGTATTTGGTACAATATGAATACTGTTGAAAATGACTTCATTAAATAATCaactattcaaatattttcgtaaccTCTGTGATGTGTACGTttagaataaatatcttgtaacttgtatatatgtatatttagtCATGACTTATGAGTAATGCtaatgaagtttcaaaatgctttgtaatataataatatacgtaatatattcgtaaaaaattttagTAGTATGTGTTGAAATATATTCGTGAGTCGGAGTATGTTCATTTAAACAAGAGGGCCTTCGATAGAAGCAATCAGATTCATGGACACGTTTTCCTACTTACGACCTAACGCTCTTGGGCCGAATAGCCCAAGGATAAGGGAAATACTCGACATCGATACAGTACGATAACGAATTCAACAAACACTCAAAAGATAAGATGTTCGCACGTAGTAAAATACATCTTAATCCATGGCTCGACACCAATCCATTGTAAACTGGCACGTGATATGGTCTATGTCTGCaaaaaaagtaataacatCCACAGACTACACCCAAACGTAGAATCTCGTACGCGAAATCTGTCTCTGTAATGTTACCGGCAATATATCGATGGGCCATTCGTAAATGTGTATTATCGGTGCCTTAGGTAGGTAGAAGAGATCACTTTCACTTGTGCGTATCGTGTCTAACTCGATCTCCTCGTACATTTCGTCACTTGAATCTAAATCCTCCATAATCCGTGGTAATCACGATCAACGATATTTGCCGAAAATATAACACCCCGTGAGACTTGCCAATTAATGATTTGTATACACGCGAAGAAGAGAACACGTTCACCACCGTCTGTCGCCGCTGTTCCgctatttattcaaattgaatttcgCGTTAAACCGACAAAACAATCGATTAGTATTGCTTCGACCTTCCCTAAGTAAGGCCACGTGCTGATACATCATGGTATACATGGTTTACATTGAAATTCGATAGTTTGGATTCAAGGACGAGAAAGTTACGATTACCGTTTACATCGAACGCCATCGATGCATCGCAAGCGTAATTGAACTTCGATTAGATATATCTGTTTATCTCGATGTGAAAATTTAACGACAACACGGCGACGTCTACAATTACGATTAACAAAATACGATACAAATAACGAAGACAATATTATGAACATTTTTGCAGACaatcatttcattaaaagaCGAATCAATCTTACATACCTTATTCTTAGGCGACATCGCGAGATGCTGGCAGCAATGTTCTATTTAAATGAAGATGAATACACCCCCGTCGTGAATGAGAAAGCgagtgagaaagagaaagagagatggCAGGTCTTGCGCCACCTGAGTGGACAGCGTCCAGCTGCGGTATGGGAAACAAGCGATATGAAAATGCGCGCTGCTCAACCACCGGCTGACTTATCGTATCGCAGTCGTCAAGTCTGTCCGATTCCCCACTCTATGAAATATCCATCTCACTCCATTTTGCTTGCCAACTGTTCTCTGTGTATACTATCACTCGATTTGTTGGATGCTTCCCTCtttgtttttacaatttattccTCCATATGCTTATCCTTTTCTCATTCTCTTTGTTGCACTCGAAACCGACCATCTTCCTTCCGCTACCAGATTTCCACACGTCTCACGATGCGTATACAGAACGCGCTGCTGCTGCTACCGATCTATCGATATGTACAAAATCCTGGCTATGTGTACGCCCCGATATTCCAAATATGCTCAAGATATGGTTAAATGAACATCTCCCATATAGTAGTCACGATATTACAAACTTTCAAAACGATGCGATATCAGCAAACGATATCGTGCGATTTAACTATGCGAATAACGCTATGATAGAAGCATAAAAGAAAACGACACCACAGGAGGAGGAAAACCCGCGTAAAAGAACAGCGGAAAGGCTTAAATCTCTTTTACCGCAAAATTTTCGTGGAATTCGATACGATCAAGCGGAggttattttctaaattaaacaGTTCCGTGTGTTTCGTCACGAAAGGAGTTCTAGCGCAGATGCGCGAATACGTCTCTGTTTTATGACGAAAATAGAGTAGCAAATCGTAGCGTTCGGCTCACCCATTTCACGTGTTTTAAACACCGCTTCGGTTCCTTCGAGCTTTTTCTACGATGACTTTTCCACTGCCTTACTATACGGATATGAGTTGAATCATGACATAAAGACTAAAAAATTAGGAAGCAAGCACGTGAAAAGAAGGACGATAAATAAGAAGATGAAAGAGACTTACGACGTTATTGGCCATAGGTTTCGCCTTGATCTGCAGGCCATCATCGTCACCGATCTGCTCCCCGATCTGTTCGCGGCTGCTGGCGGGGCCCATCTCGGCGCCGCGGCGCCCACCCTAAAGTTAGTTGTCACTATCTTcaacgaaattgaaacaatCACAGCTTCGCGATCCCGTGTCCCCGTGTACGAGGAACGAGATCAGAGCTATTACCAGCCGGATGACACCTCCTTCGGGCGGTCCGGTGCGCCCCCTTTCGAATTATGAGCTCTCCATTGGTGTTGCATGAACAATCCTGGAAGTCGTAGCTGCTCGGTGACAGCTTCTTCCGGACGATCACCGCgaccttctttttcttcttcctccctcCGAGTTTCTCTTGCCCTCAGTCCATCGGTGTTCTAACGCACAATTATACTctgaagagaagagaaacggaTCTTGCTCTTGTCGAAGGGAACGGTCGTCGAAGGATAATAAGTTATTTCTTCGGAGTGCGGTTAAACGACGATCATACGTCACCGATCGTTTCCTTTTCCGGTATTCCTCGTTACGACCAATTTGGCGAAACAACGACACGACCGCCACCAATAGCACCAATTCCAGATCAGTTCGAACCCTCAACGATGGCGAagacgaggacgacgacgacgaggacgtAGCATACACCCCGCGCACGACCTAGTCCACGGAATTTCGATCCACCTTCCAGGAACTTACTACGTGCCGCCTCCCCCGATCCGTTTCGTTCAATCGTTCGCGTTCCAGTGTAAAATTGCGAGAAAAAATTAACAACCACTCTGTCACCGTCCTCGCTGTCGTTCGCGTAAGTATATTCACGGTACAGCTAGATGATAGAGAACGTAAAAATTCTGTTGGAGAGAATTTTCTCGCAGACGATCCCGCCGCGGGTGGGTAGCGCCGCGGCGCCCCGGGATCAATAAAACGACCGCCCGGCCGTCGCCTTTCCTAGgtcctgcctgcctgcctgccgtGATCTCCCGTTTACGCGACGCTGGACGTCGCGACGCGTACCCCCCCGCTACTCTTCATACCGCGGCCGCGAACGCGCCGGACCTATGCGTAACACGCATGCGCGATCTCCTGTCGCGCACGCCCCCACGTGGTCTTTCCCCACGAGCTTGCGCAGCTCGATTATCGACGCGACAGTTGGTCGGTATTGCATGCACTTATATCTAGCCCTTTCGTCCTACCTCTGTCCTCCTTTTCCCTattcttttccaattttgtcTATCTCTTCATGCGggataatgaaatatacagaTTTTTTCGAGTTACTATCTCTGCTCGTGCcgcgttttttcttttttatttctcacgaGAATCAATGAATGAGATTTTCCTTATCGCGAATCATAACTCACATCAACATTTCGTTCTGTGACAGTTAATTCGATACAAcagttttccaatttttctctttaatataaaatagaaacaaagaatCGCGGTTATTTTCAAAGATCCATTCATATAATCGTCGgattcaagaaatttttttgtgaaaatataaaagaaatctgTTGGACTCGAAGGATGTAGCAAGATTAACGACGAAGATAATTTGTTTTCTGCTTTTTAGTAAAAtcggatttttattttgatatttagactaatttatttacaaacatATAACGCGATCCACATCTTACCATATGTATCGATCTTGTCATATATTGATCCTACATGGTTGGTAGAAAGTTGCAGGTACATACTTACCTACTTTTAAACGATTCTATAGTTACAATTTAAAGCGTTCGtgtaattatttgatttattggAACAGAAGTACAGAAGAACACGAGTTCAAAGCGATCAAAGTTTGTCTCTTAGAAATCAGATAACTGTAGTTTTATTGCAACTTTTGGAGTTGGCTGTGGATGCTCAATGAAATTTAGAATAGCATGTTTATCAATTATGTATCAATTATCTGCGTTAAATCAGCTTAActctaatattttcaatgaaatctttaattaaaaaaaaactacTTACTTTGCGTTTAATCGCCGTTTTTTTAAGATGTAAATCcataaagtaaataaacgTCGTGTCTATTCTATTAAAAACTACttgtattgtaattatttgaattaatcaGAAAATACTTGTGCGCCCGATTACGTTTTACTATTCAACCGTGTGCATAATCGATTTTGTACTATTCCGTATGTTATTCCGCACAattgcttttattttgtaGCTGTATAAGGCAGATCGATATTCGACAGTTCTCAGACTAGTCACGAACACGTTTTAAAGATATATTCTGTTGTTTGATAGCGACGcaattgtaaaatagaatCTTTTAATTCCCATTAATCTAAAAGATTAGTtacataaacaaaaattcctttgttattaacaaatttcaacTTGAGCTTATCGAATGGAGAAGAAAATCCTGATAGTCACGCGCTCAATTcatacgaataaatttctgtgAATCCCGCAACTGTTTTATCACTTGTTTCGCGACTGTActcatttcatttttgttcgaAATAGCGATATCTTCTATTTTGCTGATCGGTAGGGTGGTGATTAAGTCTTGAATGTATTTGGGATTCGTTAAACCATATGTCATCGAATGCAACACGCGCAGACAGAGGAACTGTGTCTCATCTGGTAGCGAATTGTTCctcaaataacaatttaacaCGTCGCTTACTCGTGACTCGAAAAGATACTGCAGCCCGGTTTTATTCATACTGACATTATAAAATGTCATCAGCATTAATCTATAAGAGACACGGCACGATTAAAAGTACGAATGAATTGTTAATTTGCCggtattcataaaattaccTCTTTAGTGATAAGGAACCTTGCGAAAGTGGCAAAGTGGGCATGAGTTTCATCATTTTTTGTACAAAAGCTCTACCATTCGGAtcagttattaaaaattcacgtCCCTCGGGTATTGCagatatatttgatacaatGCCTAACAAGCCAATTATAAACTGATATTCGACTTTGCATGTGGGGGGGAAAGCATTTCGATAAGTGTTTATAAAAGCGACGAAACTTCCGTCtgttatcgataaaaattcgccGATCATGTGCTGAAACTATAATGAACCAATTAACGCGAAACTGTACTGTCCGTTGAATACCGGAATTAACAGTATTTACCCCAGAAAGCCAAACGTCGACAATTTCTGGAAGGCGAGATGCACGCCATGTTAAATTGCCTAAAACTGCTCCCAAAGTTGCACAGTATGTACTTTGATTCAATAtctaaagagagagagagagagataataAACATATctattaacataataaatgctaatgaatattttataaattaaattatagctAAATCACTTGTTCTCTTAGGTATTCTATTTCTTCCTGTGCCTTTTTGTTTCTGTCCACTTGCTGTTGGAGTTGACTGTGCAATTGTTCACACTTTAGTTCTATGGctgaaattttctctttctcttctatgAACAAcgaaatcattaaaaaatgagaCATTATTGTTTTCTCTTGAATAAAAAACAAGCAGTATGTGTACCCTTATTTATTTGATCAGTGAATGATTttggaaatgaagaaataagatCCTGAATATTTTGACCATCTTCTAtatttagtttctttaaatctaTATCTAATCCAGAATTAACAAGTGCTTGAGGGACGTCTGTTACAAACTTGTGGATGCTTTTTTCGACAGTCTTTAGAGTATCCTCCACAGAAAcctgaaaaattttaatatgctCATATTACGTGGATGCACAGTTCCTTTAGTATCAATTCCTTTTAACAGGCTTTCATATTGTACAAATCTCAACATAGATATAATAGGACCGATGTTAATCGTTCTTTAAACatcaaagaaatatgaaacCAATGTGAATTTAccaaaaattgtttttcatcTCCTAAATTTGTTTGTCTTTCCTCATCATCCTTGTCCATGATTGTTTAACTGAATTTTGTGTTGATGCAAGTAATTCTCATGTATATTTAACGGATTGGTATCAATGAAAATACTTTCAGCATGTTGACAACTGTCGTAACCTGCATGAAACATAAATCGTTACAGAAAGTGGGAAAATTCAAACATCAGCGcggtaaaatttaaaacatgtAATAAGTTCAGATATAgttaatttgtatatgtattttataacagATGATTCTTCCGTTacttatgaattattttcgattGTAATGCCCCTTTCTCacaaacaacaaaaaaaattaaaactttatttctttgattataatttcttcaaataaaaaagggataaaaaatgtaatattacatattactaaTTTCAGTCAACATCTAGCCAAAATAAGTTTTGTACATGAGCGTACTCAAGGAAGTGatatatttgatgaaaaagattatattgttaataaaataaaagtgaagattctgttttttaaagttctaaaattgatataaatatttgatttaaagACATCTCTATTTTATAATAGGAATTgagtttgaattttatttttcgttcgatacaTTAATGTTATATCAATATTGCCTCCCGTATGAAACACGCTTAAATCTTATCTTCTTTGTAAGGCCATCATAAGGTAACTGACGCAACGAATGTAAGCATATATTTAGCCTCGCGTGGCCTGCATTTTATGCATCTCGGAACGCTATAGCGTGTGTGCGTCTTCGTGTTATGATGCAAAAAAAAAGCGTTAATTATAACCTTACGATTAGGAgttctcttatttttaatctaaCTCGAATCTCATTAGAACATATTGCTGTAATCTGAGTAAAACTGCACGTAAGTTGTAAAACTGTATTGATTAACGTCTTTATATATTAGAACTTAATTCATGAATCGTTATTATACGACAGTTTTTGATCGCAAGAAGTgcgaacaaaatttcatttactgtGTAATATGAACAATACTACAGTGTTTgcatcttttccttttttgtaaaaacagttatgctatataaaattaaaagttgatcaacatatttaatgtatttaactattatataacgtaacgaTGTTTTACAgatcattattaatttttaggcACAATATGAAGTTTTCAGAAGGAGAAGAAGTACTTGTAAAACATCCAAGTACTGATAGATACCataaaggtaaaatattaAGTATGAGAGGTGAACGGTATAAAGTACAATTTGAAACAGGCACTGAACAGTATGTTCATTCAACTGATATTAAGGTACctgttttgttaaatttaagctattttatatattttaaatatttaaattttctcctttattactttttttctgTATAATATCTCCAAACTTTTAGATGAATAGGCCATCAAGAAGTACAACAAGAGCTAGtagtaaaagtagaaaaagtcCCACTAGATATTCATCACTCAGAAAATCTCCACGCAAACGTTCACCTGGAAGATCTCCATCTGTAAATAGACAATCTACAAGGACtcaaaaatttgcaaaaatttctcTACCACGAATAGAAATACCTAGGGgtaaatatattgttacaaataatctgctattttttaacaatattattaaatgaattgaCATTTTCCTGCATAAAATGTATAGATATGCAGGATAATGACAATACTGAcagtaaaaagaatataaatgatGACGAACATTCTGTTGAATCAATGCCTCTACAATCGCGATTGAAAGAACTAGGAACAATGACGCGTAGATCAATGAGATTGTTATCTGGTACGCTAAAACCTGAATCAGATCATAAAATGGTTTTATTAACGCGAAATATTAATCGAGCTGTCTCACTTCCCATAGAAAGGAAGAGTCAAATGCATGATTTTAGCGTTGACGTGAAGGAAAGGGGGCATTCAGTACAAAGAGATCAAGTAAGATTTTTGTgtattgattattatatattatgataaacattctatgtacatttattaatgtttGACTTcaggatttattaaaaactataaattatgaaaaagatGTAGATATAAATCCACAAGTaatagaaaaacgaaagaaagaaatcagcATGGTTAGTGAACCACAAGAATGGGGTGGATGGTTTGGAACCCTTCTTCTTATAGTTTTATCACCCGTGATAATGATACTACCGCAATTAATGTGTACAAAAGATGAATGTATACTTGGATATCCTAAGATGCTAACagacgtaacg
Proteins encoded in this region:
- the LOC122567855 gene encoding heat shock factor 2-binding protein-like, whose product is MDKDDEERQTNLGDEKQFLVSVEDTLKTVEKSIHKFVTDVPQALVNSGLDIDLKKLNIEDGQNIQDLISSFPKSFTDQINKEEKEKISAIELKCEQLHSQLQQQVDRNKKAQEEIEYLREQILNQSTYCATLGAVLGNLTWRASRLPEIVDVWLSGFQHMIGEFLSITDGSFVAFINTYRNAFPPTCKVEYQFIIGLLGIVSNISAIPEGREFLITDPNGRAFVQKMMKLMPTLPLSQGSLSLKRLMLMTFYNVSMNKTGLQYLFESRVSDVLNCYLRNNSLPDETQFLCLRVLHSMTYGLTNPKYIQDLITTLPISKIEDIAISNKNEMSTVAKQVIKQLRDSQKFIRMN